From Tiliqua scincoides isolate rTilSci1 chromosome 2, rTilSci1.hap2, whole genome shotgun sequence, the proteins below share one genomic window:
- the CETN3 gene encoding centrin-3 codes for MNLVSRAEFSVEKTKRKKRRELTEEQKQEIKDAFELFDTDKDKAIDYHELKVAMRALGFDVKKADVLKILKDYDRAGAGKITFDDFNEVVTDWILERDPHQEILKAFKLFDDDDSGKISLRNLRRVARELGENMTEEELRAMIEEFDKDGDGEINQEEFIAIMTGDV; via the exons agctgagttttctgttgaaaagaccaagagaaagaaaagaagagaatTAACTGAAGAACAGAAACAAGAAATTAAAGATGCTTTTGAGTTGTTTGACACAGATAAAGACAAAGCTATAGATTATCATGAACTAAAG GTGGCAATGAGAGCCTTAGGTTTTGATGTTAAAAAGGCAGATGTGCTAAAGATACTTAAAGATTATGATCGAGCAGGAGCTGGAAAAATCACATTTGATGACTTTAATGAAGTTG TGACGGACTGGATACTTGAAAGAGATCCACATCAAGAGATACTCAAGGCATTTAAattgtttgatgatgatgattcggGTAAAATAAGCTTGAGAAACCTGCGTCGTGTGGCTAGAGAACTTGGGGAAAACATGACTGAAGAAGAACTTCGGGCTATGATTGAAGAATTTGATAAAGATGGTGATGGAGAAA TCAACCAGGAGGAGTTTATTGCTATCATGACTGGAGATGTTTAA